The proteins below come from a single Aquarana catesbeiana isolate 2022-GZ linkage group LG12, ASM4218655v1, whole genome shotgun sequence genomic window:
- the RAB11FIP4 gene encoding rab11 family-interacting protein 4 isoform X3, with the protein MSAVVTLRPQYDPPDHLHPKQNSPITHGMYVEAEATFSDSELFPDEESLTLGHQDVHHESDLDSAIESTPSSEVSDECRSDGKAEDVHGLYLPEERNLLNPSALSEFSSHSTASVISGEEQFEDYGEGDDVDYAPSSPCPDDESRTNAFSDLGSSVPSSAGQTPRKMRHMYNSELLDMYCTQCCKKITLLNDLEARLKNLKANSPNRKITSTAFGRQLFHNSNLSSSNGSTEDLFRDSIDSCDNDITEKVSYLEKKVTELENDNQTNGDVKSKLKHENTQLVHRVHELEELLKDQETRSDQVMDEELKRHRETYSRLQKEKGTEIELLNARVQELEEENEELLTSITRLKSHTERIDEERQRMSDRLEDTSLRLKDEMDLYKKMMDKLRQNRQNFQREREATQELIEDLRKELEHLQVYRLDCERNGRGRSSSTGLYEYNAKTRESELEQEIKRLKLDNQKLRDQNDDLSGQILSLSLYEAKHLFSTQTKAQSLAAEIDTASKDELMDALKEQEEINLRLRQYMDKIILAILDHNPSILEIKQ; encoded by the exons CAGAACAGCCCCATCACCCATGGGATGTACGTGGAGGCAGAGGCAACCTTCAGCGACTCGGAGCTCTTCCCTGATGAGGAGAGTTTAACGCTGGGCCATCAAGATGTCCACCATGAATCGGACTTGGACAGCGCCATCGAGAGCACACCGAGCTCGGAGGTTTCTGATGAATGCCGCAGCGATGGGAAGGCAGAGGATGTTCATGGGCTCTACCTCCCCGAAGAGCG GAACCTTCTCAACCCTTCGGCCTTGTCAGAGTTCTCCAGCCATTCCACAGCCTCTGTCATCAGTGGTGAGGAGCAGTTTGAGGACTATGGGGAAGGAGATGATGTGGATTACGCCCCCAGCAGTCCGTGTCCTGATGATGAAAGTCGAACCAATGCCTTCTCTGACCTGGGCTCCTCCGTCCCCTCCAG TGCCGGACAGACTCCTCGTAAAATGAGGCACATGTACAACAGCGAGTTACTGGACATGTATTGTACGCAGTGCTGCAAGAAGATCACCCTGCTGAACGACCTGGAGGCCCGCCTGAAGAACCTCAAAGCCAACAG CCCAAACAGAAAGATCACCAGCACAGCATTTGGGAG GCAGCTTTTCCACAACAGTAACCTGAGTAGCAGTAATGGCAGCACAGAGGACCTCTTCCGGGACAGCATTGACTCCTGTGACAATGACATCACAGAGAAG GTCAGTTACCTGGAGAAGAAGGTGACGGAGCTGGAGAACGACAACCAGACAAACGGAGATGTCAAGTCCAAATTAAAGCATGAGAACACCCAGCTGGTGCACAG GGTACATGAACTGGAAGAACTGTTAAAGGACCAGGAGACCAGGTCGGATCAGGTTATGGATGAGGAGCTGAAGCGGCATAGGGAAACGTATTCCAGACTGCAGAAGGAAAAGGGAACAGAGATCGAACTGCTGAACGCCAG GGTtcaggagctggaggaggagaatgaAGAGTTACTAACCAGCATCACCAGACTGAAGTCTCATACAGAGAGGATAGATGAG GAGAGACAGCGCATGTCTGATAGGCTGGAGGACACCAGCCTGCGGCTGAAGGATGAGATGGATCTATACAAGAAAATGATGGATAAATTACGGCAAAACCGGCAGAACTTCCAGCGGGAACGCGAAGCCACGCAAGAG CTGATTGAAGATCTGCGGAAGGAGCTGGAGCACCTACAGGTGTACCGCTTGGACTGCGAGAGGAATGGTCGGGGGCGGAGCTCGTCGACGGGACTGTACGAATACAACGCCAAAACCCGCGAATCCGAGCTGGAGCAGGAGATCAAACGCCTCAAACTG GACAACCAGAAGCTCCGGGACCAGAACGATGACCTCAGCGGGCAGATTCTCAGCCTCAGCCTATATGAAgccaagcatctcttctccaccCAGACGAAGGCGCAGTCACTGGCAGCTGAGATCGACACCGCCTCCAAGGACGAG ctgatGGATGCTTTGAAGGAACAAGAGGAGATCAACCTGCGTTTGCGGCAATATATGGACAAGATTATTCTGGCTATCCTGGACCACAATCCCTCCATCCTGGAGATCAAACAGTGA
- the RAB11FIP4 gene encoding rab11 family-interacting protein 4 isoform X4: MSAVVTLRPQYDPPDHLHPKNSPITHGMYVEAEATFSDSELFPDEESLTLGHQDVHHESDLDSAIESTPSSEVSDECRSDGKAEDVHGLYLPEERNLLNPSALSEFSSHSTASVISGEEQFEDYGEGDDVDYAPSSPCPDDESRTNAFSDLGSSVPSSAGQTPRKMRHMYNSELLDMYCTQCCKKITLLNDLEARLKNLKANSPNRKITSTAFGRQLFHNSNLSSSNGSTEDLFRDSIDSCDNDITEKVSYLEKKVTELENDNQTNGDVKSKLKHENTQLVHRVHELEELLKDQETRSDQVMDEELKRHRETYSRLQKEKGTEIELLNARVQELEEENEELLTSITRLKSHTERIDEERQRMSDRLEDTSLRLKDEMDLYKKMMDKLRQNRQNFQREREATQELIEDLRKELEHLQVYRLDCERNGRGRSSSTGLYEYNAKTRESELEQEIKRLKLDNQKLRDQNDDLSGQILSLSLYEAKHLFSTQTKAQSLAAEIDTASKDELMDALKEQEEINLRLRQYMDKIILAILDHNPSILEIKQ; encoded by the exons AACAGCCCCATCACCCATGGGATGTACGTGGAGGCAGAGGCAACCTTCAGCGACTCGGAGCTCTTCCCTGATGAGGAGAGTTTAACGCTGGGCCATCAAGATGTCCACCATGAATCGGACTTGGACAGCGCCATCGAGAGCACACCGAGCTCGGAGGTTTCTGATGAATGCCGCAGCGATGGGAAGGCAGAGGATGTTCATGGGCTCTACCTCCCCGAAGAGCG GAACCTTCTCAACCCTTCGGCCTTGTCAGAGTTCTCCAGCCATTCCACAGCCTCTGTCATCAGTGGTGAGGAGCAGTTTGAGGACTATGGGGAAGGAGATGATGTGGATTACGCCCCCAGCAGTCCGTGTCCTGATGATGAAAGTCGAACCAATGCCTTCTCTGACCTGGGCTCCTCCGTCCCCTCCAG TGCCGGACAGACTCCTCGTAAAATGAGGCACATGTACAACAGCGAGTTACTGGACATGTATTGTACGCAGTGCTGCAAGAAGATCACCCTGCTGAACGACCTGGAGGCCCGCCTGAAGAACCTCAAAGCCAACAG CCCAAACAGAAAGATCACCAGCACAGCATTTGGGAG GCAGCTTTTCCACAACAGTAACCTGAGTAGCAGTAATGGCAGCACAGAGGACCTCTTCCGGGACAGCATTGACTCCTGTGACAATGACATCACAGAGAAG GTCAGTTACCTGGAGAAGAAGGTGACGGAGCTGGAGAACGACAACCAGACAAACGGAGATGTCAAGTCCAAATTAAAGCATGAGAACACCCAGCTGGTGCACAG GGTACATGAACTGGAAGAACTGTTAAAGGACCAGGAGACCAGGTCGGATCAGGTTATGGATGAGGAGCTGAAGCGGCATAGGGAAACGTATTCCAGACTGCAGAAGGAAAAGGGAACAGAGATCGAACTGCTGAACGCCAG GGTtcaggagctggaggaggagaatgaAGAGTTACTAACCAGCATCACCAGACTGAAGTCTCATACAGAGAGGATAGATGAG GAGAGACAGCGCATGTCTGATAGGCTGGAGGACACCAGCCTGCGGCTGAAGGATGAGATGGATCTATACAAGAAAATGATGGATAAATTACGGCAAAACCGGCAGAACTTCCAGCGGGAACGCGAAGCCACGCAAGAG CTGATTGAAGATCTGCGGAAGGAGCTGGAGCACCTACAGGTGTACCGCTTGGACTGCGAGAGGAATGGTCGGGGGCGGAGCTCGTCGACGGGACTGTACGAATACAACGCCAAAACCCGCGAATCCGAGCTGGAGCAGGAGATCAAACGCCTCAAACTG GACAACCAGAAGCTCCGGGACCAGAACGATGACCTCAGCGGGCAGATTCTCAGCCTCAGCCTATATGAAgccaagcatctcttctccaccCAGACGAAGGCGCAGTCACTGGCAGCTGAGATCGACACCGCCTCCAAGGACGAG ctgatGGATGCTTTGAAGGAACAAGAGGAGATCAACCTGCGTTTGCGGCAATATATGGACAAGATTATTCTGGCTATCCTGGACCACAATCCCTCCATCCTGGAGATCAAACAGTGA